The Candidatus Poribacteria bacterium DNA window GCGATTAGCCAATCGGGATGCGCTTCCGCCAATTCACGATGCTCGGTATATGGATCTTCGTTAAGTCGATAGGTATAGAAGCATTCGAGACCCCGTTTCTTGGTTTCCTCAATATAAACTTCGGCGATGTTGACCCCATCGTCTAGCCATTGCTCGAAAATCTTTACGCGCTCAAGGCTTACATATTTTGGCACCGATGGACTTGTCTCGTTTATTAACGGTCGTCCTTCCAATGGGAAAGTATTATCGAATGACCACCACTGCGCGTCAATGTGAACCCCCGGCGCATCGGCAAACGCGAACTCATACGCCATGATCTTATCGACGGTCAACCCTTGCTCAACGGCGCACAGTAAGCCATCAACCTGATGATTAACGACGATTCGCCGTTTCCGATTGGCGGCGGCGAGATGTTCCAGCGAGAGTTTGAAAGTGTAGTTGGTGTTACCGTTCATCTGCTGTCCGTCCCCCTAATCGCTCGACAGTGTGTTCACCCATGAGGTTGTTCAGTCTAGCGATAACTCGGAAACGCGCGCGTCCATCCATGCAGCAAAAAAGGCTGCCATCGAGTCGTATCGTTTCTCTCGATCATCGTGACAGGCATGGCGAACCACCCCGTACAGTGCGTCGTTTCCACGAAATGGACGACGCTCTAACGTACCATCCGACAGCAGCACAGCTGCGGTCCTCCCCACAGTGAACACAGTGGTACGCCCATCAATGCGTGCACCCCGCTCAAA harbors:
- a CDS encoding serine/threonine protein kinase, whose protein sequence is GWIAVDFYDGCMIYDFDHRELHVVDLDNYCEGPFINEMGRMFGSSRFMAPEEFERGARIDGRTTVFTVGRTAAVLLSDGTLERRPFRGNDALYGVVRHACHDDREKRYDSMAAFFAAWMDARVSELSLD